From Candidatus Dependentiae bacterium:
TTTTCTATTCATTTTAAAATGAATTTTTTTGTGCTATCCTCACACATTGAGTATGAGCTTTTTCTAAGGATAAAGTTTCCCTTTTAAGAGAGGGTGGCTATGTTTGTTCTTGGCGAAAAAGTTGTTTATGCCGGTCACGGTGTTGCAAAAATCAGTCGTGTTGTTGAAAAAAAAGTAGCTGGTGCAACAGCAAATTTTTTTGAATTAAAATTTGTTAATAAAGATATGACTATTTTGGTGCCAACTAATAATTTAGATGCTGTTGGTGTCCGTCGGTTGAGCTCTCGTGAAAAAATAAATGATATTTTTGCGATTCTTTCTCAACCATTGCAAAGTGTATCGCATGATTTAGTGATCAGTAATAATTGGAATAAAAGAAATAAAGATTATCAATGCAGACTCAGAAGCGGTAATCTGAGCGAAATATGCATGATTTACAGAGATCTTAAATGTATGGCCGCGCAAAAAGAACTGTCTTTTGGCGAAAAGGGTTTATTAGTTCAGACTGAAGCATTGCTTGTTGAAGAAATAGCCATTGTTGAAAACATGCAGGAAGATATGGCAATGGAGCAATTAAGGTCGTTAGTAAATGCTCGGCATTATAAACAACCGGAGATTATGACTACATTATAATAAGGTTTGAGTACTGAAAAAAATAACAAAGAAAAAGGGTTTGAGTATATCAAGCCCTTTTTCTTATCAAGACAGGTATTATGAAATTAAAACAACCATATATGTTTATTATTTATGGCCCAACTGCGGTTGGTAAGACTGATTTTGCGCTGAACATTGCGCAAAAAGTTCCTGCTGAAATTGTTAATCTTGATATGGGGCAGTTTTATACGGCTCTTTCTATTGGTACTGCCAAGCCCGATTGGCGATCGATGCCAGTTCCTCACCATCTTTTTGATGTCGTAGATGAAGCGCGCAATTTTACGGTGGCCGAATATAGGGCAAAACTTTTTACAACATTGCACGATATTTGGCAACGAGGCAATCTGCCGATTCTAGTCGGTGGTTCTGGGTTTTATCTTAAGTCTATTTTTTATCCACCCGTTTCGCCTATTCCTATTGACCATAGTCGGTATGATACGTTACCGGTTGATCAAGCATGGCGCATGTTGCATGAGGTTGACCCTGATCGCGCTGCTGCCATTAATCCGAATGACGCCTACCGCATTAAGCGTGCGTTAGCAATTTGGCATGCGACTGGACAAAAGCCTTCCGAACAGGCACCGATATACGAACCGCCTTGTCCATTTTTATTAGTATCATTACTCAGAGAGCGTCATGAGTTGTATGCAAAGATAGATGCACGCGTTCATGAAATGCTCAGGGCTGGGTGGGTTGAGGAAGTTACTGCATTACGTGGTACGCCATGGGAGCAATTTTTGCGATCAAAAAAAATAATTGGTTACGATGATTTGCTGCACTATCTTGACGGTGAGCATTCTGAACAAGCGTTAAAACTTGTTGTGCATACGATTCAACAAAAGACGCGTAACTATGCAAAACGACAGCTTACTTTTTGGCGTATGCTTGATCGTACCTTGCAAAAAGCTTTACAGGCAGAAGGTATTCATGCTATCCCGCCATCGGAAATAGTGTCGATTAACTTGACTTTATTTGACGTTGATTTATATATAGAGCAGTTGTCAGACAGATTAATGACGTTATTTGAATAAAGAAGGGATGCATTGTGTTTGAAAAAAATGAAGGACTTTTTGTGCGTAACAGACATGTAAGCATGATTGTTTCTGGCGTTTTATTATTTAATTTTATGCTATTTGTTGGCGGTTATTTTTTGGGGCAAAGAAATTCTGTCACGGCATTCACCAATAAGATTGATCAAGAATCATTTAGTGATCAGATTTACTCTTCTTTGTGTTCTTTGTGCGATAGTGGAGACACCGAAGAAAGTAGTGAGGATGAAGAAAATGGCGCATCATCCGTAGCGTCTCTTGATCCTGCACAAGCAGAAGTGAAATCTGCAAATAATGATACACAAGATGTAACCGTTGGGTCAGCATTAGAACCTGTATCAGTTGTGCAATCTGCATTAGCTGATAATAACGATAACGTTGATGATGTAAGTGATGATAAAGACGCAACGCCAAGTGCGGAATATTATG
This genomic window contains:
- the miaA gene encoding tRNA (adenosine(37)-N6)-dimethylallyltransferase MiaA, translating into MKLKQPYMFIIYGPTAVGKTDFALNIAQKVPAEIVNLDMGQFYTALSIGTAKPDWRSMPVPHHLFDVVDEARNFTVAEYRAKLFTTLHDIWQRGNLPILVGGSGFYLKSIFYPPVSPIPIDHSRYDTLPVDQAWRMLHEVDPDRAAAINPNDAYRIKRALAIWHATGQKPSEQAPIYEPPCPFLLVSLLRERHELYAKIDARVHEMLRAGWVEEVTALRGTPWEQFLRSKKIIGYDDLLHYLDGEHSEQALKLVVHTIQQKTRNYAKRQLTFWRMLDRTLQKALQAEGIHAIPPSEIVSINLTLFDVDLYIEQLSDRLMTLFE
- a CDS encoding SPOR domain-containing protein codes for the protein MFEKNEGLFVRNRHVSMIVSGVLLFNFMLFVGGYFLGQRNSVTAFTNKIDQESFSDQIYSSLCSLCDSGDTEESSEDEENGASSVASLDPAQAEVKSANNDTQDVTVGSALEPVSVVQSALADNNDNVDDVSDDKDATPSAEYYAQLAGFGTEHAAEQFAQRLARKEVSVVVKKRQSRTSRGKFVAWYQVMTEKFDDKSELDSLVKKLEQEEKLKDVRIITC